In Ficedula albicollis isolate OC2 chromosome 19, FicAlb1.5, whole genome shotgun sequence, one DNA window encodes the following:
- the FZD9 gene encoding frizzled-9: protein MCRGIGYNLTRMPNLLGHESQREAALKLHEFAPLVEYGCHVHLRFFLCSLYAPMCTDQVSASIPACRPMCEQARHKCVPIMEQFNFGWPESLDCGRLPTKNDPNALCMEAPENASAAEPHKGQGMLPVAPRPWPPGTTTEGRGPNGVGACDNPEKFQYVEKSLSCAPKCSPGVDVYWSREDKDFAFIWMAVWSTLCFVSTAFTVLTFLLDPHRFQYPERPIIFLSMCYNVYSVAFIIRSVAGAENIACDRENGELYIIQEGLESTGCTIVFLILYYFGMASSLWWVVLTLTWFLAAGKKWGHEAIEAHSSYFHMAAWGIPAMKTIVILTMRKVAGDELTGLCYVGSMDISALTGFVLIPLSCYLVIGTSFILTGFVALFHIRKIMKTGGTNTEKLEKLMVKIGVFSILYTVPATCVIVCYFYERLNMDYWMLRALEHGCLRLPGRRAANCSLEASVPTVAVFMLKIFMSLVVGITSGVWVWSSKTLQTWQSLCNRRLGMRTRGKPCSGVSCGGGHCHYKAPTVMLHMTKTDPYLDNPTHV from the coding sequence ATGTGCCGGGGGATCGGGTACAACTTGACCCGCATGCCCAACCTGCTGGGGCACGAGAGCCAGCGTGAAGCCGCCCTGAAGCTGCACGAGTTCGCCCCGCTGGTGGAGTACGGCTGCCACGTTCACCTGcgtttcttcctctgctccctctaCGCACCCATGTGCACCGATCAGGTGAGCgccagcatccctgcctgccgCCCCATGTGTGAGCAGGCCCGCCACAAGTGCGTCCCCATCATGGAACAGTTCAATTTCGGCTGGCCTGAGTCACTTGACTGTGGCAGGTTGCCCACCAAGAACGACCCAAATGCCCTCTGCATGGAGGCCCCTGAAAATGCCTCGGCTGCTGAGCCGCACAAGGGACAGGGGATGCTGCCCGTGGCCCCCCGGCCCTGGCCACCTGGCACCACCACTGAGGGACGGGGACCTAACGGCGTGGGGGCTTGCGACAACCCTGAGAAGTTCCAGTACGTGGAGAAGAGCCTCTCATGCGCACCCAAGTGCTCCCCTGGAGTGGACGTATACTGGTCCCGGGAGGACAAGGACTTTGCCTTCATCTGGATGGCCGTCTGGTCCACCCTCTGCTTCGTCTCCACTGCCTTTACTGTCCTCACTTTTCTGCTCGACCCCCACCGCTTCCAGTACCCTGAGAGGCCCATCATTTTCCTCTCCATGTGCTACAACGTCTACTCTGTGGCCTTCATCATCCGCTCCGTGGCCGGGGCTGAGAACATTGCCTGCGACCGGGAGAACGGTGAGCTCTACATCAtacaggaggggctggagagcacaGGTTGCACCATTGTCTTCCTCATCCTCTACTATTTTGGTATGGCTAGCTCTCTCTGGTGGGTTGTCCTCACCCTCACCTGGTTTCTGGCTGCCGGGAAGAAGTGGGGACACGAGGCCATCGAGGCTCACAGCAGCTACTTCCACATGGCTGCCTGGGGCATCCCAGCCATGAAGACTATTGTCATCCTCACCATGCGGAAGGTGGCGGGGGATGAGCTCACAGGGCTGTGCTATGTGGGGAGCATGGACATCAGCGCCCTGACTGGCTTTGTCCTCATCCCACTCTCCTGCTACCTGGTCATCGGCACCTCCTTCATCCTCACTGGCTTTGTTGCCCTCTTCCACATCCGGAAGATCATGAAGACGGGTGGCACCAACACAGagaagctggagaagctgaTGGTGAAGATTGGGGTCTTCTCCATCCTCTACACTGTCCCGGCCACCTGTGTCATTGTCTGCTACTTCTATGAGCGGCTGAACATGGATTACTGGATGCTGCGGGCACTGGAGCATGGCTGCCTGCGCCTGCCTGGCCGCCGTGCCGCCAACTGCTCCCTTGAGGCCTCGGTGCCCACGGTGGCTGTCTTCATGCTAAAGATTTTCATGTCCCTGGTGGTGGGCATCACCAGCGGGGTGTGGGTGTGGAGCTCTAAAACGCTGCAGACCTGGCAGAGCCTGTGCAACAGGCGGCTGGGCATGAGGACGCGGGGCAAGCCCTGCAGCGGGGTCAGCTGTGGCGGGGGACACTGCCACTACAAAGCCCCCACAGTCATGCTGCACATGACCAAGACGGACCCGTACCTGGACAACCCAACTCACGTCTAG